In the genome of Flexistipes sinusarabici DSM 4947, one region contains:
- a CDS encoding LPS-assembly protein LptD: MTSQDNNTVTAAGNVLILYKDMTLTADKVRFDRKKNIARAWDNVTFRDKDNIIHASFIKINLDTRKGLIRDGKGFYKPYHYFTAQKIEKIGENNYILHNSTISSCSGEVPDWSFRSDKARINYGEYFTADDATANIKNIPVLYFPYFIWPIKTDRESGFLIPNAGYSNEVGAFFTPKYFWNISVDKDATFGLNYYSFRGLQYLAEFRYNKSRKEDIYLYGEYIYDRDSEANKNKRWKIVNKSNVYLTDDIELRFNTDYVSDFRYKRDFDKYSMVASENENSDDESENYYINEMRLNIYKPLGNLYIKYRDEMEYFDRQEGFSKSHLIKQPEVTLEKNFMDAKLFYIDYHFDYNRIKKTNMIYQNEEETSFKETTIKRNNGYLNLYKPFNLKILTFTPHYRQYYTRWYDYSEQFNVSQTDDGSLLKLDQEGNELERYIYNIGYKISFNEIYKNYKYFKHSIYNTIEYSQTPYLNQQGIPDSIEDDRIEEEKRYTYTLTNYLTSKDWNLKQSFTQGYDAALEKNQWEPLETKINFNYKDLTHFYFENHYNYEKNETEYMENRLRINYKSFYAQTEFIFDKAVEEEEKNTTWQSSIGVDIQPFELAFVHESYKKMDEFSYNFKNFKTQEYTAKIIYNSDCWSLGFSYSEEEYEEIAKSGTNIDTEKTLFLIVKLKGLGGAQKEILSGK; encoded by the coding sequence GTGACATCACAAGATAATAATACAGTTACAGCTGCCGGCAACGTACTGATTTTATACAAAGATATGACACTAACTGCGGATAAAGTCCGTTTTGACAGAAAGAAAAATATTGCCCGCGCATGGGACAATGTAACATTTAGAGATAAAGACAATATAATACACGCTTCCTTTATTAAAATTAACCTTGACACCAGGAAAGGCTTGATCAGGGATGGCAAAGGTTTTTACAAACCTTATCATTATTTTACAGCACAAAAAATCGAGAAAATCGGAGAAAACAATTACATACTGCACAACAGTACGATTTCAAGCTGCAGCGGAGAAGTTCCCGACTGGTCTTTCAGATCGGATAAAGCCCGCATCAATTACGGAGAATATTTTACTGCAGACGATGCGACAGCCAATATTAAAAATATACCTGTACTGTATTTCCCCTATTTTATATGGCCTATCAAAACGGACAGGGAAAGTGGCTTTCTCATTCCCAATGCAGGATACAGCAATGAGGTGGGAGCCTTCTTCACTCCTAAGTATTTCTGGAATATCAGTGTGGACAAAGATGCAACATTCGGGCTGAATTATTATTCTTTCCGCGGATTGCAGTATCTGGCCGAATTCCGATATAATAAAAGCAGAAAAGAAGACATTTATCTTTACGGAGAGTATATTTACGACAGAGATTCAGAAGCCAACAAAAACAAAAGATGGAAAATCGTTAATAAAAGTAATGTTTATCTGACTGATGACATTGAGTTGAGATTCAACACAGACTATGTTTCTGATTTCAGGTATAAAAGGGATTTTGACAAATATTCAATGGTTGCCTCTGAGAATGAAAACAGCGACGATGAATCCGAAAATTATTATATAAACGAAATGCGGCTGAACATTTATAAGCCTTTGGGGAATCTGTATATAAAATACAGGGATGAAATGGAATATTTTGACCGTCAGGAAGGCTTTTCCAAAAGCCATCTTATAAAACAACCAGAAGTTACTCTTGAAAAAAACTTTATGGACGCAAAACTTTTCTATATAGATTATCATTTCGATTATAACCGTATAAAGAAAACCAATATGATTTATCAAAACGAAGAAGAAACATCATTCAAAGAGACAACAATAAAGCGTAACAACGGTTATCTGAACCTTTATAAACCTTTCAACCTGAAGATTTTAACATTTACTCCTCATTACAGGCAGTATTACACCAGATGGTACGACTATTCCGAACAGTTCAATGTAAGTCAAACCGATGATGGCAGCCTTCTTAAATTAGATCAGGAGGGCAACGAGTTAGAAAGATATATTTACAACATAGGCTACAAAATTTCATTTAATGAAATCTATAAGAATTATAAATACTTTAAACACTCCATTTATAATACGATTGAATATTCACAGACCCCTTATCTCAACCAACAGGGGATTCCCGATTCTATAGAAGACGACAGGATTGAAGAGGAAAAACGTTATACCTATACCCTTACCAACTATCTGACCTCAAAAGACTGGAATCTTAAACAGTCGTTCACGCAGGGATATGATGCGGCTTTAGAAAAAAACCAATGGGAACCGCTGGAGACGAAAATTAATTTTAACTACAAAGATCTGACCCATTTTTATTTTGAGAATCATTATAACTATGAAAAAAATGAAACCGAATATATGGAAAACCGTTTGAGAATCAATTATAAATCTTTTTATGCTCAAACGGAATTTATCTTTGATAAAGCAGTGGAAGAAGAGGAAAAGAATACAACCTGGCAGTCAAGTATCGGTGTGGATATTCAGCCTTTCGAGCTGGCTTTTGTGCACGAATCTTATAAAAAAATGGATGAATTTTCCTATAATTTCAAAAACTTCAAAACCCAGGAATACACTGCCAAAATAATATACAATTCGGACTGCTGGAGTCTCGGCTTCAGCTATTCTGAAGAAGAATATGAAGAAATTGCAAAGAGCGGCACCAATATTGACACAGAAAAAACTCTCTTTCTTATTGTAAAGTTGAAAGGGCTTGGCGGGGCTCAGAAAGAAATTTTAAGCGGAAAATAA
- a CDS encoding bifunctional folylpolyglutamate synthase/dihydrofolate synthase: MDITLSDFFNSRKEFKQLDLTLDRISNALTDIGFSEKSLGKIVHIAGTNGKGSTAYYLAQMFRKDGCNVAMFTSPHIDDITERIQYNLENINYKDFQHLFHKDLNIIKKYALTFFEALTLIAFDFFSDKNPHISIIETGLGGRYDATNVLNKKIPVITTISQDHIKFLGKNIYKIIEEKIAICKDNSDIFIGDNKNFINAHISKLLPDKKLHFLNDLENLETADINFSLSAEIYKFITNKEIETKAVNLKALPCRMERIGNFTLDGAHNIAALYRIQKSKDRYDAVIFSCTNERDVKTSLNILKTKAKKIYLTKIPDNDRSIDISNIDIDAVYKVKDPKTIIDSFLKQNKLQKVLITGSLYFCAWCRKYIKGAV; the protein is encoded by the coding sequence ATGGATATAACTTTATCCGACTTTTTTAATTCACGCAAAGAATTCAAGCAATTGGACCTTACTCTTGACCGCATTAGTAATGCACTTACAGATATCGGTTTTAGTGAAAAAAGCTTAGGAAAAATTGTACATATTGCAGGAACAAACGGAAAAGGCTCCACAGCTTATTATCTGGCACAGATGTTTCGCAAAGACGGCTGCAATGTGGCTATGTTCACTTCTCCTCATATAGATGATATCACCGAGCGTATACAATATAACCTCGAAAACATAAATTACAAAGATTTTCAGCATTTATTTCATAAGGACCTGAACATAATTAAAAAATATGCCCTGACATTTTTTGAGGCACTTACATTAATAGCTTTTGATTTTTTCTCGGACAAAAATCCCCACATCTCAATCATAGAAACAGGTCTCGGTGGCAGATACGATGCCACAAACGTTTTAAATAAGAAAATACCTGTCATCACAACAATTTCTCAGGATCATATAAAATTTTTAGGTAAAAATATTTACAAAATAATTGAAGAAAAAATTGCCATATGCAAAGATAATTCGGATATCTTTATAGGAGACAACAAAAATTTTATTAATGCCCATATATCCAAGCTTCTGCCAGACAAAAAACTCCATTTTTTAAATGATTTAGAAAACCTGGAGACGGCAGATATCAACTTTTCTCTGTCAGCTGAAATTTATAAATTTATTACAAATAAAGAGATTGAGACAAAAGCAGTAAATTTAAAAGCTCTGCCCTGCAGAATGGAAAGAATCGGAAATTTTACACTGGACGGCGCTCATAATATCGCTGCTCTTTACAGAATCCAGAAATCAAAAGATAGATATGATGCTGTAATATTTTCGTGTACAAACGAACGGGATGTGAAAACATCTTTGAATATTCTTAAAACAAAAGCAAAAAAAATCTATCTGACCAAAATACCGGACAATGACAGAAGCATAGATATTTCCAATATTGACATTGACGCAGTTTACAAGGTAAAAGACCCAAAGACAATAATAGACAGTTTTTTAAAACAAAATAAATTGCAAAAGGTATTAATAACAGGCTCATTGTATTTTTGTGCCTGGTGCAGAAAATATATCAAAGGTGCCGTTTGA
- the accD gene encoding acetyl-CoA carboxylase, carboxyltransferase subunit beta — MGLKGLLFDKIKKVKTANKKEIKENLWIKCDKCQEISYKDEIKKNFHACPSCGNHFKISGREKIQIIVDENSFVEIDQNLISQDPLKFRDSKKYTDRLKSATKKTKLNNAFISGIGSVNGRSVNIGAFEFSFLGGSMGSVVGEKISRLIESAIVNKNHVITISCSGGARMQESILSLMQMAKTSAALKKLERSGLAHISILTDPTTGGVTASFAMLGDVIIAEPNALIGFAGPRVIEQTIKQKLPDDFQKSDFLLEHGMVDMVLHRKDWKPTISKMLDFFG, encoded by the coding sequence ATGGGACTTAAAGGGCTTTTATTTGATAAAATAAAAAAAGTAAAGACAGCAAATAAAAAAGAAATTAAAGAAAACTTATGGATTAAATGCGATAAATGTCAGGAAATAAGCTATAAAGACGAGATCAAGAAGAACTTTCACGCCTGCCCTTCATGTGGAAACCATTTTAAAATTTCCGGAAGGGAAAAAATTCAGATTATTGTTGATGAAAACTCTTTTGTTGAAATCGATCAAAACCTTATTTCCCAGGATCCATTAAAATTCAGAGACTCTAAAAAATATACTGACAGACTCAAATCTGCTACTAAAAAAACCAAACTTAATAATGCATTCATTTCGGGCATAGGCAGTGTAAACGGCAGAAGTGTTAACATCGGGGCATTTGAATTCAGTTTTCTCGGCGGCAGTATGGGCAGTGTTGTTGGTGAAAAAATTTCCCGCCTGATAGAGTCTGCAATTGTCAATAAAAATCATGTTATCACAATCAGCTGTTCCGGCGGTGCACGTATGCAGGAAAGCATACTCTCGCTGATGCAGATGGCCAAAACTTCAGCCGCTCTGAAAAAGCTTGAACGCTCGGGGCTGGCTCATATAAGCATTCTGACAGACCCTACAACAGGCGGTGTCACAGCAAGTTTTGCAATGCTCGGTGATGTTATAATAGCTGAACCCAATGCTCTTATAGGATTTGCCGGCCCGCGTGTAATAGAACAAACAATCAAACAAAAATTGCCGGACGATTTTCAGAAATCCGACTTTTTGCTTGAGCATGGAATGGTTGACATGGTTCTACACAGAAAGGACTGGAAGCCCACCATTTCAAAAATGCTGGATTTTTTCGGATAA
- a CDS encoding OmpP1/FadL family transporter: MRKARIAFLYVFMILLVPTFVFANGFQINEQGSKALGMGGAFVAQANDPSALYFNPAGITQLERAHLSLGVSPITPRASFESDVTGKTTDADVNTFFIPNFYYTMKNTEKISTGLAVFSNYGLATEWPENWEGRYVTGGTKAEIITMTINPNIAYKINDKISVAAGVDIQNMDITLKNIGTLPFFSQYHTK, from the coding sequence ATGAGAAAGGCAAGGATAGCGTTTTTATACGTATTTATGATTTTACTTGTACCTACTTTTGTTTTTGCTAACGGTTTTCAGATTAATGAGCAGGGGTCAAAAGCTCTTGGAATGGGCGGAGCATTCGTTGCTCAGGCGAATGATCCGTCTGCTCTTTATTTTAACCCTGCAGGAATTACTCAGCTTGAAAGAGCTCACCTTTCTCTCGGTGTTTCACCTATAACACCCAGAGCTTCATTCGAGAGTGATGTCACAGGAAAAACCACAGATGCAGATGTAAATACTTTTTTTATTCCAAACTTCTATTACACGATGAAAAATACCGAAAAAATAAGCACAGGGTTGGCGGTATTTTCAAATTACGGACTCGCAACGGAATGGCCTGAAAATTGGGAAGGTAGATATGTCACCGGAGGTACGAAGGCCGAGATTATTACGATGACGATTAATCCGAATATTGCCTATAAAATCAATGACAAAATAAGTGTAGCAGCGGGTGTTGATATCCAAAATATGGATATTACACTGAAAAATATTGGCACCCTCCCATTTTTTTCACAGTATCATACCAAGTGA
- a CDS encoding transposase — protein MIGEIRKNVKRKIVSVASSISEDNVSVKKPLHKHILEIVTGVLASKSCNLTEIARSLKEDIAIKDTLKRIRRNVHDHPEILELSNYYNMNKWKDKVREETIIALDAGDICHHFGNNFENHCRLRDGSKGSTGNGYYLNQISCYNPSERITFPMYLDMYSSEEQSFKSMNTESMKAVENFVSAAGPKGLWVLDRGYDGGIMLNYFLNKDLDFVTRLTKKRHLVLGGKPVSIPDLVKKINRRYKIGKSFRFGYKKCYINLEGKLYPVTVMVNKGEENKEPHILLTNGHIKKSREIKRRVTGYYHRWGVEECYRFEKQGFGIEKSLTPNFNAIKSLLGASMLAWSVLLMVQEDEILKEQVIANSKREKSKKKDRPKFIYYSLLDGISRAFIMAKEIFRFRKPKPPNLAPTIDELLNKRSLGMIL, from the coding sequence ATGATAGGTGAAATTAGGAAAAATGTGAAGAGAAAAATTGTGAGTGTAGCATCATCAATTTCAGAGGATAATGTAAGTGTAAAAAAGCCCCTTCATAAACATATTTTGGAAATAGTAACCGGAGTATTAGCCTCAAAGAGCTGCAACTTAACAGAAATAGCAAGAAGCCTGAAGGAAGATATAGCCATAAAAGACACTTTAAAAAGGATACGCCGTAATGTCCATGATCACCCAGAGATTCTTGAATTGTCGAATTATTACAATATGAACAAGTGGAAAGACAAAGTAAGGGAAGAAACAATAATAGCTTTGGATGCGGGAGACATTTGTCATCATTTTGGCAATAACTTTGAAAATCATTGTCGTTTAAGAGATGGGAGCAAAGGCAGTACCGGCAACGGTTATTATCTAAATCAAATAAGTTGTTACAATCCTTCTGAGAGAATAACATTTCCAATGTATCTTGATATGTACAGCAGCGAAGAACAGAGCTTTAAGAGTATGAACACGGAAAGTATGAAAGCGGTAGAGAATTTTGTATCAGCAGCTGGACCCAAAGGTTTGTGGGTATTAGACCGTGGTTATGACGGCGGTATTATGCTGAATTATTTTTTAAACAAGGATCTTGATTTTGTAACCAGATTAACAAAAAAGCGCCACCTTGTTTTAGGAGGTAAACCGGTAAGTATTCCTGATTTAGTGAAGAAAATAAACAGACGTTACAAAATTGGGAAATCTTTTAGGTTTGGCTATAAGAAGTGTTATATAAATCTTGAAGGTAAGCTTTACCCTGTGACTGTAATGGTTAATAAGGGGGAGGAGAATAAAGAGCCTCATATTTTACTTACAAATGGTCACATAAAGAAATCCAGAGAGATTAAGAGACGCGTGACAGGATATTACCACCGCTGGGGCGTGGAAGAATGTTACAGATTTGAGAAGCAGGGCTTTGGAATAGAGAAGAGTTTAACCCCTAACTTTAATGCGATAAAATCACTGCTTGGAGCATCCATGTTAGCCTGGAGCGTATTGCTGATGGTACAGGAGGATGAAATATTAAAAGAGCAGGTCATTGCAAATTCTAAGAGGGAGAAATCCAAAAAGAAAGATCGACCAAAATTTATATATTATAGCCTTTTAGATGGTATTAGCAGAGCATTTATTATGGCTAAGGAAATATTTAGATTTCGAAAACCCAAGCCGCCTAATTTAGCTCCTACAATTGATGAATTGTTAAATAAACGTTCACTTGGTATGATACTGTGA
- a CDS encoding OmpP1/FadL family transporter — protein MLNSDGDSKLTADDWAYGWNAAVHYKITENWKAGISYRSGIKHEIKDGTAELSLPSGNLIGSGPVPAMNIQKTGSADITLPEILYLGTSYEIGKFTFELDGQWTGWSSYDELKIEFEDGSQQVSPKNWEDVWAIRLGAQYSVNKMLDLRAGIIRDYSPIPDDTVDPLVPSGDRWLYAVGLGFNFHRLTIDVAYNYLDDENREFDNEVGKKAPYGYVAPELTGEFKDIDAHIFGVNVSYKF, from the coding sequence ATGCTTAATTCAGACGGTGACTCCAAGCTTACTGCAGATGACTGGGCTTACGGGTGGAATGCTGCAGTTCATTATAAAATTACAGAAAACTGGAAAGCCGGGATTTCCTACAGAAGCGGAATTAAACATGAAATAAAAGACGGAACTGCTGAATTGTCACTTCCTTCAGGTAATCTTATCGGAAGCGGCCCAGTGCCTGCCATGAATATTCAGAAAACGGGAAGTGCTGATATAACATTACCTGAAATTCTTTATTTAGGTACTTCTTACGAAATAGGTAAATTTACTTTTGAACTGGACGGGCAGTGGACAGGTTGGTCATCTTATGATGAATTAAAGATTGAATTTGAAGACGGAAGCCAGCAAGTAAGCCCCAAAAACTGGGAAGATGTATGGGCAATAAGATTGGGGGCACAGTATAGTGTTAACAAGATGCTTGATTTGAGAGCGGGTATTATCAGAGATTATTCACCGATCCCGGATGACACTGTTGATCCTCTTGTACCTTCTGGAGACAGATGGCTGTATGCTGTGGGGCTTGGATTCAATTTTCACCGGTTAACAATAGACGTTGCGTATAATTATCTTGATGATGAAAACAGAGAATTTGATAATGAAGTGGGTAAGAAAGCTCCGTACGGTTATGTTGCACCGGAACTTACAGGGGAATTTAAAGATATAGATGCACATATCTTCGGTGTAAATGTTTCCTATAAATTTTAA
- the ectA gene encoding diaminobutyrate acetyltransferase has product MEDNIIIKRPVVKDAFGIWTLIKNSEPLDLNSKYAYMLFCTHFRDTSVVAIDPDQDDKVVGFVSGYRPPVQPDALFVWQVVVDSSMRGRGLAPRIIIDILEREYNLDINYIQATVGPSNKPSEGLFRKLAKYYDAKCETSVFFSKEDFGEGDHEEEVLFHIGPIKRG; this is encoded by the coding sequence ATGGAAGATAATATAATCATAAAAAGACCTGTAGTGAAAGATGCCTTTGGAATTTGGACATTAATAAAAAATTCCGAACCTTTGGATTTAAACTCTAAATATGCTTACATGCTGTTCTGTACTCATTTCAGGGACACGTCTGTAGTTGCCATCGATCCGGATCAGGATGATAAGGTTGTTGGTTTTGTCTCCGGATACAGACCTCCTGTGCAGCCGGATGCACTTTTTGTGTGGCAGGTAGTTGTGGACAGTTCCATGCGCGGCAGAGGGCTGGCTCCGAGAATAATCATAGATATTTTGGAAAGAGAATATAATCTGGATATTAACTATATCCAAGCGACTGTGGGACCTTCCAATAAACCTTCAGAGGGGCTTTTCAGGAAACTGGCCAAATATTATGACGCCAAATGTGAAACTTCCGTATTCTTCAGTAAAGAAGATTTTGGTGAAGGTGATCATGAAGAGGAAGTACTGTTTCATATAGGGCCTATTAAGAGGGGGTGA
- the ectB gene encoding diaminobutyrate--2-oxoglutarate transaminase, whose translation MRIFENLESEVRGYIRSFPTIFEKAKGALLYDEQGEKYIDFFAGAGTLNYGHNNDKISEALIEYLKNDGVVHGLDLATTAKKNFLQKFSDTILAPRNLEYKIQFTGPTGTNAVETAIKIARMVKGRSNIVSFTNGYHGLTMGALALTGNAFYRDEAYISRSNVSFMPYDGYFGDDVNTIDYLRKFLDDPSSGLDLPAAIILETVQAEGGVNVASSQWLRDLEQLCRDYDILLIVDDIQVGNGRTGEFFSFEEAGINPDIITMSKAIGGGLPLALVLLKPELDQWKPGEHTGTFRGNNLAFVASAVALEYWDNDDLSQAVKSKSEVLRNRLEEIAEKYPDANASVRGRGLVYGLELPEKNFASEVSTKCFEKGLIIELAGALDQIVKFLPPLTIKEDVLKEGLDIIDESIGEILQEKKERLTGEF comes from the coding sequence ATGAGAATTTTTGAAAATCTTGAATCTGAAGTGAGAGGGTATATACGCTCATTTCCAACAATATTTGAAAAAGCAAAGGGTGCACTTTTGTATGATGAGCAGGGTGAAAAATATATCGATTTTTTTGCCGGAGCCGGTACCCTGAATTATGGACACAATAATGACAAAATATCTGAAGCTCTGATTGAGTATTTAAAGAATGATGGAGTCGTTCACGGTCTTGATCTTGCAACAACTGCAAAGAAAAATTTCTTACAGAAATTTTCAGATACAATATTGGCTCCGCGTAATTTGGAGTATAAAATTCAATTTACCGGCCCCACAGGAACTAATGCTGTGGAAACGGCTATTAAAATTGCCCGTATGGTCAAAGGACGCTCCAATATTGTATCATTTACAAATGGATATCACGGTTTGACTATGGGTGCCCTTGCTCTTACAGGTAATGCATTTTACAGGGATGAAGCCTACATCAGCCGTAGTAACGTCTCTTTTATGCCTTATGACGGATATTTCGGTGACGATGTAAATACAATTGATTATTTGCGAAAATTTCTTGATGATCCCAGCAGCGGTCTTGATCTTCCTGCTGCAATTATTCTGGAAACAGTTCAGGCTGAAGGCGGTGTCAATGTTGCCTCTTCTCAGTGGCTTAGGGATCTTGAACAGCTCTGCCGCGACTACGATATTTTGCTTATAGTTGATGATATCCAGGTTGGTAATGGCAGAACTGGCGAATTCTTCAGCTTTGAAGAAGCCGGTATTAATCCGGATATTATTACAATGTCCAAAGCTATCGGTGGAGGTTTACCTCTGGCACTTGTTCTTTTAAAACCGGAGCTTGATCAATGGAAGCCGGGAGAGCACACTGGAACGTTCAGAGGGAATAATCTTGCTTTTGTTGCATCAGCAGTTGCCCTTGAATACTGGGACAACGATGATCTGAGCCAGGCTGTAAAAAGTAAGTCTGAGGTTTTGAGAAACAGACTGGAAGAGATTGCAGAAAAATACCCTGATGCAAACGCTTCTGTGAGAGGCAGAGGCTTGGTTTACGGTCTGGAGCTTCCTGAAAAGAATTTTGCTTCTGAGGTTTCCACAAAATGTTTTGAAAAAGGTTTGATTATAGAGCTTGCAGGTGCTTTGGACCAGATTGTTAAATTCCTTCCTCCACTTACAATTAAAGAGGATGTTTTAAAAGAGGGTTTGGATATAATTGATGAAAGTATAGGTGAAATTTTACAGGAGAAAAAAGAACGTTTAACAGGAGAGTTTTGA
- a CDS encoding ectoine synthase, producing MIVKHLSDLKGTDDEVYGEKGTWVSRRFLLKKDGMGFSFHETTIFAGTETYLWYKNHLEAVYCVGGEGEIEDLGTGKIHPIKDGTMYALNNHDKHYLRSKKDMRLICVFNPPLVGREDHDEDGAYPLLDE from the coding sequence ATGATTGTAAAGCATTTAAGTGATTTGAAAGGAACCGATGACGAAGTCTACGGGGAGAAGGGGACCTGGGTTAGCCGCAGGTTTCTTCTGAAAAAAGACGGTATGGGTTTTTCTTTTCATGAAACAACAATATTTGCAGGAACCGAAACATATCTTTGGTATAAAAATCATCTGGAAGCCGTTTACTGTGTCGGCGGAGAAGGTGAAATTGAAGATTTGGGTACGGGGAAAATACATCCTATCAAAGACGGGACTATGTATGCACTGAATAATCATGATAAGCATTATCTCAGGTCGAAAAAAGACATGAGGTTAATCTGTGTTTTTAATCCTCCGCTTGTGGGACGCGAGGATCACGACGAGGACGGAGCCTATCCTCTTTTAGATGAATAG
- a CDS encoding CBS domain-containing protein yields MFVKNWMSENVVTVFPDTLLSTAADIISTKNIKHLPVINSGNILKGIVTSSDIRKAFGKNTSTENIRVDEIMSYTPITISEYDTLDDALLLIYQNMIGALPVIDSNFSLMGIIARYDILRAMVKIMSLEEVGSRIDVVLEDKPGMLEELAIQFKQMDINIISIMTVHAENNSRIVSVRIDSIFKKKVENHLISEGFKIYEPWKEGC; encoded by the coding sequence ATGTTTGTAAAAAATTGGATGAGCGAAAATGTTGTCACTGTTTTTCCTGACACTTTGTTAAGTACCGCTGCTGATATCATAAGCACAAAGAATATCAAGCACCTTCCGGTGATTAACAGTGGAAATATTCTTAAAGGGATTGTCACAAGCAGTGATATAAGAAAAGCTTTCGGCAAAAATACTTCAACTGAAAATATCCGTGTCGATGAAATCATGTCTTATACTCCCATAACAATTTCAGAGTATGATACACTGGATGATGCCCTTTTATTAATCTATCAGAATATGATCGGCGCATTGCCTGTAATTGACTCCAACTTCTCCCTGATGGGTATAATTGCAAGATACGATATTCTGAGGGCAATGGTAAAAATAATGAGTCTGGAAGAAGTGGGAAGCAGGATTGATGTTGTACTTGAAGATAAGCCGGGGATGCTGGAGGAACTGGCAATCCAATTTAAGCAAATGGATATTAACATAATAAGCATAATGACCGTACACGCCGAAAATAACAGCCGCATAGTTTCTGTAAGAATTGACAGTATTTTTAAGAAAAAAGTGGAAAATCATCTGATTTCTGAAGGATTTAAAATTTATGAACCATGGAAGGAAGGGTGTTAA
- a CDS encoding IS110 family transposase: MRSFTMKSYEKVVGIDVSKETLSISLYDGKSHTGYETRNTIKSFFNDFVKKEKGVDFSKVLFMLENTGVYHLRLATHLSKECGYIVSVANPLVIKRYSQMNLKRAKTDKADARLIAEYGYINGGDWLFSPRDIDYYKIDMKLKAVEDFHKQINMLSNQIEAIEYLPFKDNSTLNAYKKLIENFKKEIKKIEKELDILLREKYVEEYKLLSSIPGVGLKLTGVILGKLNGFANFDRGKDVTSFVGICPSIYQSGTSVNGRGKISKKGNGYMRTILYLCSLSACKYNKSCAELYERLVAKGKPKKVALIAVANKLIRQAFGVLKSGKPYDPDHANNLTLVAKNA, translated from the coding sequence ATGAGGAGCTTTACGATGAAGAGCTATGAGAAAGTAGTGGGAATTGATGTATCCAAGGAAACGTTGTCAATCAGCTTATATGATGGCAAGAGCCACACCGGTTATGAAACAAGAAACACGATAAAATCATTTTTTAATGATTTTGTTAAGAAGGAGAAGGGAGTAGATTTTTCCAAAGTTCTTTTTATGCTGGAAAATACGGGAGTATACCATTTAAGATTAGCAACCCATTTGAGCAAGGAATGTGGTTATATTGTAAGTGTAGCGAATCCTCTTGTAATAAAGAGGTACTCACAGATGAATTTAAAACGTGCAAAGACAGACAAGGCCGATGCCCGTTTGATAGCGGAGTATGGTTATATTAACGGAGGTGATTGGCTATTTTCTCCCCGGGATATAGACTATTATAAGATAGATATGAAACTTAAAGCGGTGGAAGATTTTCATAAGCAGATAAATATGTTGAGTAACCAGATTGAAGCGATTGAATATTTACCTTTCAAAGACAATAGCACACTAAATGCTTATAAAAAACTTATAGAGAATTTTAAGAAAGAGATAAAAAAGATAGAAAAAGAATTAGACATATTGCTGCGGGAGAAGTATGTCGAAGAGTATAAATTGCTTTCGAGTATTCCTGGAGTTGGGTTAAAGCTGACAGGAGTGATTTTGGGCAAATTAAACGGTTTTGCAAATTTTGATAGAGGTAAGGATGTAACGAGTTTTGTGGGTATATGTCCCAGTATTTACCAGTCAGGGACATCGGTCAATGGCAGAGGTAAAATATCGAAGAAGGGCAACGGCTATATGCGGACGATACTGTATTTATGCTCACTTTCAGCTTGCAAGTATAATAAATCATGCGCAGAATTATATGAGAGACTTGTAGCTAAAGGTAAGCCTAAAAAGGTTGCCTTAATAGCAGTAGCGAACAAGTTGATAAGGCAGGCATTTGGTGTATTGAAAAGTGGCAAACCGTATGATCCGGATCATGCAAATAATTTAACTTTGGTTGCAAAAAATGCTTGA